From one Butyricimonas faecihominis genomic stretch:
- a CDS encoding mobilization protein: protein MAKKTSINIKPCNVRSSGPHNRRTAEYLANIRKEKIYVRTDLMAKNEEWVAPELGKTSLEERNRQIAAMVKEKTGRAMQTKDRKKVNKKTGKVTIVRGSTPIKEGVVVIKEDTTMKQLQHFCEVCKERWGITPLQIFIHRDEGHYVNPGEAATWKPNLHAHIVWDWMNHDTGKSCKLNGKDMGDMQTLLAECLEMERGTSKEITGKKHLERTDYIIAKQKQEAERAKAEKDAAKAERDVALREADKAKTEQEKLKAGNEEKERRSAELDSEIADKEERARKADRENTDNIKSGIANLLGKGKYAAIEKENARLKAENERIRKAFPGAVNNKVEERTRALATEKQEIEAERDRALAQNRSLGMERDKAVRQLQEQKTGEQHRISMAVIRATEEKDKTIRLLQGALKSSRDILNLLADILYKASEIFRRAVDAIIHFGTEQHKSIFAPSEAADIKNVMQEYGETTDQQKAVGTWLCGYAEHRQPFDEIKHRHTLNEVGDVAEGKYDWKIERGQDNGIKM, encoded by the coding sequence ATGGCAAAGAAAACATCAATCAACATAAAGCCCTGCAATGTGAGAAGCAGCGGACCGCATAACAGGCGGACTGCGGAATATCTCGCCAATATCCGCAAGGAAAAGATATACGTCCGTACTGACCTCATGGCGAAAAACGAGGAATGGGTAGCACCTGAACTGGGCAAAACCTCGCTCGAAGAACGCAACAGGCAGATAGCCGCAATGGTCAAGGAGAAGACAGGTCGGGCGATGCAGACAAAAGACCGGAAAAAGGTGAACAAAAAGACGGGAAAGGTGACCATAGTACGGGGCAGCACGCCAATCAAGGAGGGGGTTGTCGTAATCAAGGAAGACACCACGATGAAGCAGCTGCAGCATTTCTGCGAGGTGTGTAAGGAACGTTGGGGAATCACACCACTGCAAATATTTATCCACCGGGACGAGGGGCATTACGTCAATCCCGGTGAAGCTGCCACATGGAAGCCAAACCTTCACGCCCATATCGTTTGGGACTGGATGAACCATGACACGGGCAAATCCTGCAAGTTGAACGGGAAAGACATGGGCGATATGCAGACGCTGTTAGCCGAGTGTCTGGAAATGGAAAGGGGCACCTCGAAAGAGATAACAGGCAAGAAGCATTTGGAGCGCACGGACTACATCATCGCCAAGCAAAAGCAGGAAGCCGAACGAGCCAAAGCCGAAAAGGATGCAGCCAAAGCCGAGAGGGATGTGGCTCTCCGTGAGGCGGACAAAGCCAAGACGGAGCAGGAAAAACTAAAAGCCGGGAACGAGGAGAAAGAACGGCGCAGCGCAGAACTCGACAGCGAGATTGCCGACAAGGAGGAACGGGCACGGAAAGCCGACAGGGAGAACACGGACAACATAAAATCCGGTATTGCCAACCTTTTGGGCAAAGGCAAGTACGCAGCCATTGAAAAGGAAAATGCCAGATTGAAAGCCGAGAACGAGCGTATCAGGAAAGCGTTTCCCGGTGCCGTAAACAACAAGGTGGAGGAACGGACAAGGGCATTAGCCACAGAGAAGCAGGAAATCGAAGCCGAGCGTGACAGGGCTTTGGCGCAGAACCGTTCACTCGGCATGGAGAGGGACAAGGCTGTCCGGCAGCTTCAGGAGCAGAAGACCGGGGAACAGCACCGCATCAGTATGGCGGTGATCCGAGCCACAGAAGAAAAAGACAAGACAATCCGTTTGCTGCAAGGTGCGCTGAAATCGAGCCGGGACATTCTGAATTTGCTTGCTGATATTCTCTATAAGGCAAGCGAGATATTCAGGCGAGCCGTTGATGCGATTATCCATTTCGGTACGGAACAGCACAAATCAATATTCGCCCCGTCCGAAGCCGCCGACATCAAGAACGTAATGCAGGAATATGGGGAAACCACCGACCAACAAAAGGCAGTGGGGACATGGCTGTGTGGTTATGCGGAACACAGGCAGCCTTTTGATGAAATCAAACATCGCCACACACTCAATGAGGTGGGCGATGTGGCAGAGGGTAAGTATGATTGGAAGATTGAGAGAGGACAAGATAACGGAATAAAGATGTAA
- a CDS encoding nuclease-related domain-containing protein, whose protein sequence is MIIGVVYLVYVKRKERQLIEQVTPITRGEWSERRVVLNLLKGGINPKAIFHDLYIQKPNGEYTQVDVAVATKAGIIVFEVKDYSGWIFGNEHQRYWTQLLAYGKEKHRFYNPVMQNSGHIQAIRQCLPQNPGIPIYSVIVFFGNSEFKNVTCNANNTFIIYPRSIRQVVAEILMQPNANYGNKYEIMDVFAKAVQNGNDPMIVSSQINSAAYYGRNTPQSTYTISLNSLFRFGRFSHRRGFW, encoded by the coding sequence TTGATAATAGGTGTTGTCTATCTTGTTTATGTCAAACGAAAAGAACGGCAACTTATCGAACAGGTTACGCCCATTACTCGTGGCGAATGGTCGGAACGGAGAGTGGTACTGAATTTATTGAAAGGTGGTATTAATCCTAAAGCCATATTTCATGACTTGTATATTCAAAAACCGAATGGGGAATACACGCAAGTAGATGTAGCCGTTGCGACAAAAGCGGGCATTATTGTGTTTGAAGTCAAGGATTATAGCGGTTGGATTTTTGGTAACGAACATCAGAGGTATTGGACACAGTTATTGGCGTATGGTAAGGAAAAACATCGCTTCTATAATCCTGTTATGCAAAATTCCGGACATATTCAAGCCATTAGGCAATGTTTACCGCAAAATCCCGGCATTCCAATTTATTCTGTTATCGTATTCTTCGGGAATAGTGAGTTTAAGAATGTTACTTGTAATGCAAACAATACTTTTATAATATATCCTCGCTCTATACGTCAGGTAGTAGCCGAAATTTTGATGCAACCTAATGCTAATTATGGTAACAAATACGAAATAATGGATGTATTTGCTAAGGCAGTGCAAAACGGCAATGACCCGATGATTGTTTCTTCACAAATCAATTCTGCTGCATATTATGGTCGCAATACGCCTCAATCTACATATACTATATCTCTCAACTCATTATTCCGCTTCGGTAGGTTCTCGCACAGAAGAGGATTTTGGTAG
- a CDS encoding DUF5045 domain-containing protein: MKWIFTTMLLVATIAANAQYVTYNHDSPKMNQITVEETGAGALKPELYYTLLHNKYKKTAAVKNKLTFRTAAGVASYQQVNEAEAIDSALTSRAKIEALNVADRQVDLAWLAEKDKVESQMRQFQKNIDRIMMTGGSPKEKERWNDYYRIYQCAIKATRDAYMPNAQRKKEYLQIYADVSRQNDVLVKYLVQLSNRNATKNLLSATENRPIDKRSIISNAMSRWNESRSAVRGSQNDDGNEDGNENESVNR; encoded by the coding sequence ATGAAATGGATTTTTACAACGATGCTGTTAGTGGCAACCATTGCGGCAAACGCCCAATATGTCACCTACAACCACGATTCGCCCAAGATGAACCAAATCACGGTGGAAGAAACCGGAGCCGGTGCGCTCAAACCGGAACTTTATTACACGTTGCTGCACAACAAGTACAAGAAAACGGCAGCTGTCAAGAACAAACTCACATTCCGCACGGCGGCAGGCGTGGCTTCCTATCAGCAGGTAAATGAAGCGGAAGCCATAGATTCCGCACTCACAAGCAGAGCCAAGATTGAAGCCTTGAATGTGGCAGACCGACAAGTGGATTTAGCCTGGCTTGCGGAAAAGGACAAGGTGGAATCACAGATGCGGCAGTTTCAGAAGAACATTGACCGCATAATGATGACAGGCGGCTCGCCAAAAGAAAAAGAACGGTGGAACGACTATTACCGTATCTATCAATGCGCAATCAAGGCAACAAGGGATGCCTATATGCCCAACGCGCAGCGTAAGAAAGAGTATCTGCAAATCTATGCCGATGTCTCCCGGCAAAACGATGTACTGGTGAAATATCTCGTCCAGTTGAGCAACCGCAATGCCACGAAGAATCTCCTTTCGGCAACGGAGAACCGCCCGATAGACAAAAGAAGCATTATCAGCAATGCCATGAGTCGCTGGAATGAATCCCGGTCAGCAGTGCGAGGGTCGCAGAATGATGACGGGAACGAAGACGGAAATGAGAACGAGAGTGTGAACAGATAA
- a CDS encoding membrane protein, which yields MASGDILSDFGINLLEEEIDDVIFQTNEFLTDATFTGSQGPFWWILQMCMALAALFAIVMAAGMAYKMMVKNEPLDIMKLFKPLAISIILCWWYPPADTGMVNSGSNWCVLDFLSYIPNCIGSYTHDLYQAEATQIEDKFQEVQQLIYARDTMYTSLQAQADVAHSGTSDPNLIEATMEQTGVDEVTNMEKDAAKLWFTSLTSGIVVGIDKIVMLIALIVFRIGWWATIYCQQILLGMLTIFGPIQWAFSLLPKWEGAWAKWLTRYLTVHFYGAMLYFVGFYVLLLFDIVLCIQVENLTAITVSEQTMAAYLQNSFFSAGYLMAASIVALKCLNLVPDLAAWMIPEGDTAFSTRNFGEGVAQQAKMTATGAIGTMMR from the coding sequence ATGGCAAGCGGAGATATACTTTCAGATTTCGGCATCAATCTGCTTGAAGAAGAGATTGATGATGTGATTTTTCAGACCAACGAGTTCCTGACGGATGCCACCTTCACAGGTTCACAAGGCCCGTTTTGGTGGATTCTCCAGATGTGTATGGCACTCGCGGCCTTGTTTGCAATCGTCATGGCAGCAGGCATGGCGTATAAGATGATGGTCAAGAACGAACCGCTGGATATCATGAAGTTGTTCAAGCCATTGGCTATTTCAATTATCCTATGCTGGTGGTATCCTCCGGCAGACACGGGTATGGTAAACAGCGGGAGCAACTGGTGCGTGTTGGATTTCCTATCCTATATTCCGAACTGTATCGGCTCTTACACTCATGACCTGTACCAAGCGGAAGCCACACAGATTGAGGATAAATTTCAGGAAGTGCAGCAACTCATCTATGCAAGAGATACGATGTACACCAGCCTACAAGCACAGGCGGATGTGGCACACAGCGGAACTTCCGACCCTAATCTGATAGAAGCCACTATGGAACAGACCGGGGTGGACGAAGTGACCAATATGGAAAAGGATGCAGCCAAACTTTGGTTCACTTCACTTACTTCCGGGATTGTTGTAGGAATAGATAAAATCGTGATGCTCATAGCCTTAATTGTGTTTCGCATAGGCTGGTGGGCTACGATTTACTGCCAGCAAATCCTGCTCGGAATGCTCACGATTTTCGGACCGATACAATGGGCTTTCAGCCTCTTGCCCAAATGGGAAGGAGCTTGGGCGAAATGGCTGACAAGGTATCTGACTGTACATTTTTATGGTGCGATGCTCTACTTCGTCGGATTTTATGTCCTGCTTCTGTTCGACATTGTGCTTTGCATACAGGTGGAAAACCTGACGGCAATCACGGTAAGTGAGCAGACAATGGCTGCTTATCTGCAAAACTCCTTTTTCTCGGCAGGCTACCTTATGGCTGCAAGTATCGTGGCATTGAAATGCCTGAACCTTGTTCCGGACTTGGCCGCCTGGATGATACCGGAGGGCGATACCGCATTCTCAACCCGAAACTTCGGTGAAGGTGTGGCTCAACAGGCGAAGATGACAGCGACCGGTGCAATCGGTACTATGATGCGATAA
- the traK gene encoding conjugative transposon protein TraK encodes MVIRNLENKIKLVGIICSFFLVGCIIISVSSIWTARTMVTDAQKKVYVLDGNVPILVNRTTMDETLDVEAKSHVEMFHHFFFTLPPDDKYIKYTMEKAMYLVDETGLAQYNTLKEKGFYSNILGTSAVFSIYCDSVRFDKSNMEFTYYGRQRIERRSNILMRELVTAGQLKRVPRTENNPHGLLIVNWRTLLNKDIEQKTKATY; translated from the coding sequence ATGGTAATCAGAAATTTAGAAAACAAAATCAAGTTAGTGGGCATCATCTGCTCGTTCTTCCTTGTCGGCTGCATCATCATCAGCGTGAGCAGCATTTGGACGGCACGGACAATGGTGACAGATGCACAGAAGAAAGTCTATGTGCTGGACGGCAACGTGCCAATATTGGTCAACCGTACCACGATGGACGAAACCCTTGATGTGGAAGCCAAAAGTCATGTGGAAATGTTCCACCACTTCTTTTTCACGCTTCCTCCCGATGACAAGTACATCAAATACACGATGGAAAAGGCGATGTACCTGGTGGACGAAACAGGTTTGGCGCAGTACAACACGCTCAAAGAGAAAGGCTTTTACTCCAACATCTTGGGAACAAGTGCCGTATTCTCCATTTACTGCGACAGTGTGCGGTTTGACAAAAGCAATATGGAGTTCACTTATTACGGACGGCAGCGTATCGAGCGCAGAAGCAACATCCTGATGCGTGAACTGGTGACGGCAGGACAACTCAAACGAGTGCCGAGAACCGAGAACAATCCGCACGGACTGCTTATCGTAAATTGGCGTACCCTCCTCAATAAAGACATCGAACAGAAAACGAAAGCAACCTATTAA
- the traM gene encoding conjugative transposon protein TraM, with amino-acid sequence MKRIFEKINFRQPKYMLPAILYIPLLGASYFIFDLFHAEKAEIADKTLQTTEFLNPDLPDATIKGGDGIGSKYENMAKSWGKIADYTAVDNIERDEPDDDKEKYESQYSQDEVAFLGELEQQKLQAEETADAKAREQEALKELERALAEARLKAQAQVEPVEPLAEDSLEQRTETGVSASGTINEESRAVNAPSENEEPGEMVKKVKVTSDYFNTIAQNEHEPNLIKAIIDEDVKAVDGSRVRLRLLDDVEINETVVKSGSYLYAIMSGFSSQRVKGTINSVLVNDEIVKVSLSLYDTDGLEGLYVPSSSFRETAKDVASGAFNSNMNINTGGNGNSLTQWGMQAIQDAYQKTSNAISKNIKKNKVNLKYGTFVYIINSKEKRNAK; translated from the coding sequence ATGAAAAGGATATTCGAGAAAATCAATTTCAGGCAGCCCAAATATATGCTTCCTGCCATATTGTATATTCCGCTGTTGGGCGCGTCCTATTTCATCTTTGACCTCTTCCATGCAGAAAAGGCAGAGATAGCCGACAAGACACTCCAGACCACGGAGTTCCTGAATCCCGACCTGCCCGATGCCACCATCAAGGGCGGCGACGGCATAGGAAGCAAATACGAGAACATGGCAAAGTCGTGGGGCAAGATTGCCGACTACACGGCTGTGGATAACATAGAACGAGACGAACCCGATGATGACAAGGAAAAATACGAATCGCAGTACAGCCAGGACGAAGTTGCCTTCTTGGGTGAACTGGAACAGCAGAAATTACAGGCAGAGGAAACTGCCGATGCCAAAGCGAGAGAGCAGGAAGCCCTCAAAGAACTGGAGCGTGCCCTCGCGGAAGCACGACTAAAGGCGCAGGCACAGGTGGAACCTGTTGAACCGCTTGCAGAAGACAGTCTTGAACAACGCACGGAAACCGGAGTGTCCGCAAGCGGAACAATCAATGAAGAAAGCCGGGCGGTAAACGCTCCTTCCGAAAACGAAGAACCGGGTGAAATGGTCAAGAAAGTAAAAGTGACCTCCGACTATTTCAACACCATTGCCCAAAACGAGCATGAGCCTAATCTGATCAAGGCGATTATAGACGAGGATGTCAAGGCCGTGGACGGAAGCCGTGTCAGACTTCGGCTTTTGGATGATGTGGAAATCAATGAGACGGTGGTCAAAAGCGGTTCTTATCTCTACGCCATCATGAGCGGCTTTTCCTCGCAGAGGGTCAAGGGAACCATTAACAGCGTACTGGTGAATGATGAAATCGTCAAGGTCAGCCTTTCGCTCTATGATACCGACGGACTGGAGGGGCTGTATGTGCCGTCAAGTTCATTCCGTGAAACCGCAAAAGATGTGGCAAGCGGAGCGTTCAATAGCAACATGAACATTAATACCGGCGGTAATGGCAACAGCCTTACTCAATGGGGAATGCAGGCTATTCAGGATGCCTACCAGAAGACGAGCAACGCCATCAGCAAGAACATCAAGAAGAACAAGGTCAACCTGAAATACGGTACGTTTGTCTATATCATCAACAGCAAGGAAAAAAGAAATGCAAAGTAA